From Lucilia cuprina isolate Lc7/37 chromosome 4, ASM2204524v1, whole genome shotgun sequence:
CTAGTTTACATTTATATCGGGGTAATTGTCCTACTAGACAACTTTACCAcccctttttacaaaaatacacaaGGGAAAGGAGTTAAAAGCTTAAATAGATCCATGtttttatagtctattgtcaGACATTGTCTGTAGGGTGTTTATTGACAATAGagcgaaaaagaaaaaaaaaaacgtttaattatatttaaataattatcagcAAACATgcatataaaattcataaacaagttgtaaaaaggaatatataaattcaaacagttttaaaaaatctatcaaAATTAAACCATGTACAAACGACAACAACGGAAAACTTCcattcttttaataatttcatttatactaaaactaacggtGTCATTGGTTATCGAAGAATATACGCCTATTGCCATAGGCAATCAGCAAGAAAGTCAAAAGCAGCTGTGGTCCGCGATATTGAAACAAATCGATATGGAAGCTTATTTTGAGTATGCTCTCATAGTTGGTGAAATACAACAGGAGTTTCTATTGGTCTTACTCGAAGTTGAACTACAGAAATGTGTTTTACTAAATGGAAATTTTACTATTAATTATGATCTAgataaatatgttaataatttcataagtattgtttttataccaaacaatttattaaaagataaacaaaatattgaaacgTTTGTAAGAGATTTGGGTGATAAATTGGATTTAAAACGTTTTACACGTTTAATATTTGTGGAACAGCAGTTGACAGTAAAGGAAAGTGCAACCGAAAtggaattattattacaaatgtgtaaattgtataaatttcttaatGTCATAGTGGTTTTGAAGGACTTTACCAACAACCATATATATTATACCTATAATCCCTTTCCTTATTTTGAATTGGTGAAAAATATTTACCACAATCAGTCCTTTAGTGGGAAACTATTTCCCAGCAAAATGAATAATGTATATGGCGAGGTAGTAAGAACTATACCCGATCAAATAATGCCCAGATCTGTGGTGTATACCGACGAAAAGGGTCAATTGCGTGTCACCGGCTATATAGCACAATTTATACGCATGTATGCTAAATACATTAACTGTACCATTAAATATCCCGATAATCTGGTAGCAGGAGATGTTTTATTTTATCGTGATTTTTTCAATTGGACTAAAATGGATTTATTGGATATACCCTGCAGTATAACACCCATGCCAGGTGATAGCAATAGCAAATTAATGTCATATATGTATGAGGTATTAAGCTGGTGTCTAATGATGCCGGTGGAACAGCCACTTACCTATCaggattttttaaaagataactTAAATATCTATACCATAATGGGTATTATAGTAATGAACACTATTTTCACCTTTCTACTAATGACTTCCAAACGCTTATTAAGCTTAAGtagaaaacaacaattttcttgGAATTTAGCCGATATCTTAGCGAATTCTCAAGTTATTTTGGGTCATTTGGGTTCATCTTTTTCTCTACATCCTCAACCAGCTGTATCGTTAcgtattatttatgtatgtttatttttatcggGACTTCTATATACCACCACATTTTCAGTACAGCTCAATGCATTTCTTACACATCCCTCAGTCCAGCAAATAAAATCCCTGGATGATATGCTCAAACACAAACGTAAAATTCTAGCTGCccaaaatgaatataaaacacTACTTAAACTATCAGGTAAGACATTTCTACCCTATCAATCCCTTTTTCACATAATCGATTCCTATAAAGAATTTTCGGAAATACGTGGTTCCTTTAATACCGCCTATTCTTATCCCGTTACTTCTTCTGTCTGGCATGTCTACCAGACACAACAGCAGCTTTTCTCTAAACCTCTCTTCCGTCGCACAAATCTTTGTTTCGTTAATTTAGATATAATGGGTTTTATATTACCTCCAAATTCTTTGCATAAACTTAAACTAGATACGCTCATAACTAGAGTACGTGATATGGGTTTTGTTCAGCATTGGTTGCAAAATAATTTCTATGATTTAGTTAGTATTGGAAAAATGAGTTTATCCGATATATCCGTAAATGCTGAACGTATTtcttatatacaaacaaaagatttctattatgttttatttacaatGTTTAAGGCGTTTGGTGTTAGTTTagtgatatttttaatagaaattttttggttttatcgTTATTCTATATTAAGAGTATTGTATTTTAAACCTATGATTATATGAAATAAAGagtgaaattgtaaaaaaaacgtAAACGAATTGTGGTGCtactttaaattgtaataaaatcttGAGATTGGTAGGTatttaaaaaagatatatttgtagtagaattatttaaaatcttatatatAAGTTATAgtcagggcaaggatttctatacAAATGCAGGTTTGtcagtcagtaactcaaaataacatttaacttgttttctttaagaatCAAAGAGTTTTTTACATGGcaacaacaaattgttgcatatttttgcatattttgttatgaattcctaaattgcatattttgctttaaattgcatatatcttgcatatttccaaaatttttatggcatattttgaatattttttaatttttctaaaatatttttttttgttttctctgtatgcaaggatttctatgcaattGCAGGTTTGTCAGTCAATAActcaaaataacatttaacttattttctttaCGAATCGAAGAGTTTTTTACATGGCAACAACAAAtcgttgcatattttgttataaattcctaaattgcatattttgctttaaattgcatatatcttGCATATTTCCCAAATTTTTAtggcatattttgcatattcttttaatttttctaaaacaatttttttgtttctctgtATTTACTGAAAACATTACCAAACCATTACTAAAAATTCGGACGAAATATATGCTTATACCCTTAAAAActtgtatatttgttgtcaaaatttAAGAactgaatatctattaatatgtaccttcacaaagaaatattttatgttgcatatttttcacattttagtgcatattttcccccTTTTAAAGTGCATATTACAAGcgcatattcttaatttttcagtgcatgaaaatccttgctctgtaaatatgcaattaaaaatttcattcaacCACTCATTTTACTAATCAAGGAAAACactattgttcaattcacaatcgatgttgtagtgTTGTATATctgcagctgctacaatagtcataacaatgttgttggtattttctatgctctatacaactcatacgacaatttttcatatgtttttcaaatgttgtaagaaattttagtgttaccaattgtataaacaaaaattcaaacgattttagcttAAAAAACGCTAAAGTGTTAACACTGAAATctaaaacaaacagctgtttacaaaaacaaaaaaactaaaattttttaaaaaacagtttatttattagtttaaaatgtggaataaagaaaataaaagaattgaaaattcaaagaaattaatttggtttatttcgcatgtttaattaatataatattttttgatttttttatcttttgacattggtatgtgtatttgttttatttatttttttcattgagaacatatgacttgctgcaaagatctgttcacaatcactgttactacactttagcaggtacaatatacaacttgattgtaaattgaacatatatatttacagtAAATTAGCCAGCAAAAATGAAACGAAGTACTTTCAagagaataacatttatcaccacttcaaaaagAGCATTAAGGTAATTTGTTTACCTTCCACAGAAGTGATGTGTATTGACATTCAAAGGAGCGAAAAGaatgtaattttaaagttatattttttgcactaaaactttttaaattaaaccaatttatttatttttgttaatatttcctAGCAAAAGAGGAACTCCAAAAAAAGGGAaacagaagtagaatttactacatggaagtactgaagAAGACCTGAAGATGTGATGATTTTAACGCAGGCTTGTTATAGGAttgatgttctttttatacccaccctCAAAAATGATGgctttatattgattttgtcattccgtttgtaacacatcgaaatatttggcatagacccacaaaagtatatatattctgggtcgtcattaaattctaatacgatctagctatgtctgtccgccGGTCCGTCCGGCTGTCtattgaaagcacgatagagtccgaatggaaagagctagaggattgaaaattcacacaaatatttcttacagatagatttgtttggtattgaaaatgggcaatatcagtCCACGTTTaaggatagcccccatacaagtggcccttcaaaaaacagctttaacaatCATAACTATGAATATAAGTAAGattcttatgatccaaaatcactatgcaaaatGTTAGgataatcggtccataattgaccctaccccccatataaggccccgtCACAAaaagactttaacgctcattactgccttgaAAATAGTGCCtagtatataaatgaaattcgacataagtaagtttcatacgagtcaaaatctatctaaaaaaatttatgaggatTCGTCCATGGTTGACCCTATGCCCCATATAAGgatcccttcaaaaaatgactgcAACgttcattaatggcttaaaaatacgagtgtagcgatgaaattcgacacaaaaaaatttaaaggaaggaaattctgtctaccaaattttatgaggatcgaccccTAATTGATCTTACCCCCCTATAAGttccccttctgaaaattactttaacgcgtATAACtagcttaaaaatgcgagtatataGATGGAATTCGACATGagtaaatttcatttaagtCAAGCGAGGTTTGATACATTTTTCACGACTTTAAACAGAGTACCAGCCTTTATgcaagaaatttaaaagaaaaaatctgtgtttttagtttttcagtaaaagtattttaaaatatttttttaatgtactttgaaatcctttaaaaaagacACAGAATCACTAAATGAAAAACCAAAAACGTAGTTTTTCTCCATAAATTTATAGTTTGTCTATCATCCGGCTAGTGTCtaatcaacaaaaaaacaaagtctgaaatttttttgttttctaaaaataaaaaaaataattgatttaattgaaaatgttatataaaaagaatgagaattaaatgaattaatacaaataaaaaatagtttaaataaaaatatttttcttgtatttttaagcaaatttaaagaaaaacttttaaaatctatACTTTAAATCAGTGCATTACCTTTAATATACCTTCATAATGAatgacattattattttttgtatttttaaaatctattttaaattgatcattaatttttattgtgaaaaaAGGTGTAGtagacttaaaataaaaaaaatctgtttaaaatttaatgaaatctaataaataaaatagtaaaaacgtaatttaggaattaaaaaatgtttggtgaaacaaattaaatatacagATTGGTAAGATACGAATTTAAAAGCcctaaaacaaatttcttaaaaatttaaaaaaaaaagcaaaagaacttccaaagaagcggaAAAGACGTAGAATTTAATCCATGGAAGTACTGGAGAAGTTATGACCTGGAGAAGTTATGATTtaaacacaggcttgtcatatgagggatgtcctttttactTGGTTACAAATtaactacatctgaagtcattctcaataagtaattcttatgtttttttttagaagatattaggaagtgaaattataGTATTAAAGAATACAACAATGCAATTGGTTTAATTCAGAAGGTTTCAGTCCTTAccttgaattaaagaaaaaaaaatatattcttttcgcttctttggacgtCAATGAAcgtcacttccacagaaggtaaaaaaaatcacttaatgcTAGTACTGTTGATAAGATTTAATattgaaacttttaaaatttatccgGTATGGAGGATGTccttaaattttagaaaataattgattcTTTTAGCTTCTTTggacgtcaataaacatcacttccacagaaggttaaaaaaaatcacttaactactacttttgaagtggtgataaatgttattcttttggaagtaaagTAGAAAgtagaaacttttaaaatttaccgAAGGGTTAAAGGGTAAGGAGAGTATCCTTTCTATGCTTAGTTTCAAGCTACACCATCTAATCGAGGTATTATAGAATATACAGCACAATCTAGCTATTAACTCTCTATGAACTTGTCATAGAGATTTGTTTGTGATTGGCGATTAGACAAATTATTAGAACTTAATACTACTCTAGGTGCCTAATCCCAACGAAAGGTAATTTTAACACCTTTCGTTGGGATTAGGCATCTTACTCATTAGAATTTTAAGTCATCGTTTAAACACGGGGATGACATTTAAGGCAGGTACCTTACAAAAAAGGAGTTAATAAAGTACTAACTACGATCGCCTGCAAATGGGGAGTTAAGCATGTGGTTTTGTTTCTGTGAAAAATTTGGTTATGAGAATACGTTCTACCCAGCGAAAATATACATTGAATATAAaggaattaaaatttgtttacgcAATAGAAGTCATTGTTTTGACTTACTACGGAAGTTAAGCAAGTAGTTTTGTTTCTGTGCTAAAATGGACTATTAttaattttcctaaataaaactattttgttcGTCTGTTCAAAACACTATATGAAAACTGAAAAGTAAATACTTACttaatgtattatttgtaaGTCCTTATTAGATACTCCTTTCAAGTAATGTAGACAGTATGTAGTAGTCactgaaaagtaagttgttgagtaagtagAAGTCATTGACATATTCTTGCTGATCGACTTAACAAATTCTTTACCATTGTAGTCAAAGGCGATAAATTTCGtcaaagccgtgatacacgattGCCAGATcctacaacgttgtcagtaaaatgttcggaaaatgtctaatatggacttaaaatttttcttttgcaaaatttgtatgttgacagtattattagacattttcggCACATTGTagtgccaacgttgtaagatcgaacagccgtgtatacatagcatcaGTATAGTTATGCAGGATTATGGGAATCCATCGTACAttggtttacaaaaaaatatagatttttttgtttgtttgatttaaattaGATAACATAATGGGACCTGCATATGAAAGTGAGTCATCACAAAATTCAACCAAACGTCTTTTTAGTACATCAAAGTAATACCTCATCCAAAGAAAGCATTCTGCAAGATTCTGCAACTGCAAGACCCCATTACATTGTTAGAAATGCACACACATCTTTCAcccaaaatatgttataaaactTCGGTTTGGAGATATATGGTGATATGTCAAATATTAATCAACATTTCTTTATTAGACCTTTTCTATCCATAAACATTATAACACAACTTACAAACCAAGTACAAAAACGATGACACTTTCATTCCAAAGAAGGGTACACAGAAAAAATCTCATATTTATGGAAAAGCTTCAGGCATTGCACAAACAGTTTGTTATTACAACTTAATCAAGCatgttttcgataaaatttacaatttttaaattatttgccgCAACTACATTAATATGGCaattaatttatgcaaataaattatatgaaaatcaacaacaacctCTAAAACATGATAgaataattatatacaaaaagtttCTACAACAAATTGAGAAGGAGGAATTCTATAAAACTTGTGTAATATTTGGAAAACCAATCGAAGATTTTCATCTagaagaaattttgcaaaaagattTGGAAAAACTTATCGTATTGAGAAGagatttaacaaacaaaacaaaatgttgtggttatcatacaaaatttctaaCCGTAATATATTGGcataaggaaaattttaaagatttattgaaaatcatggcggatattttaagatttaagaGATATAATAAATtggtaataattaaaaatacaccgcaagaaaatattaagatgagtgaaattttggatttttttaattattgtaaactttataaatttcctAATTTAGTGTTAATATTTCaagattttcatataaaacaaaatctataccaatatcaaatatttcctaatttaaCCACTCAAAAGCTAAATTTAAATGACAATCCTTTAGTCATATTtcctaataaatttaaaaatctttatggtGCTGGAGTAAGAACAATGCCTGATCAAATTTTACCTACAACCGCCGCATTTCTAGATAAGTCCGGTGGCTTACAGGTCAAAGGTtatgttatgaaatttttaaatttatatgcaaattaCATTAATGGCACTTTACTAATGCCTTTTAATATAACTGTtggtaaaactttattttatgaagatatttataatttaactcAACACGAACTTATTGACATACCAGCCAGTCTAACTAATTATGTTTTActtaataatacatatataataactaagatttatgaaattaataaatggtGTATAATTGTACCAATAGAACCACCTTTAACGTACCAAGATTATTTAGAAAGAAATGCTAATCATAAtttcattacatattttatgactctacaatatatattttctattcttCTAGTACTAAGTACTAAATTATGGAGTTTACGCAGATCTCTAAGATTCTATACTATACGATTTAATGACATCTTAATGAATTTGAATATTGTATCGGGAATGTTTGGTGGTTCATTTAAACTATTGCCAAATCCTTCAAAAAGTTTACGTGTAATTTATATCAGTACTTTTCTTTCCGGTTTaactttttcaattataataTCCACAAGAATGCAGGCCTTTCTTACATATCCTTATACCTATCGCATAAGAAGTTTAAAAGATTTGTCATACTATAACTTACGTGTATTAATTCCACGAAATGATTACCAATATATGGtgcaatattataatttttcatcgGAACATAtgacattaatttttaaagttgctCAAAACTATGAGGAATTTACTCAAGTTCAATCTTCTCTAAATACATCATATGCCTACCCCATCTCATCATCACTTTGGTTTATGTTTAATGCTCTACAAACTTATACCAACAAACCGATATTTCGTTTAACTCAGATGTGTTTTCCTAACACATCTCTTATGGCGTTCGTTTTACCACCTGATTCATTGTTTATGGAATCGTTAAATCATTTGATTACACGTGTACGTGATATgggtctattggaattttggcTCAAGACCAGCTACATTGATTTAGTGACAATGAAAAAGATCTATTTGCAAAAAGATCGCACAGTTATTAAAAAGTCTACAATGTTGGAActaatcgatttttcataccTTTGGTTATCATTGTTGAGATATTTTATAATGGCATTTTTGGTGTTTTTAGGGGAAATATTATGGTATagattttggaataaaataaataaataaaatggtaAAAGAACTATTGACCGAGAAATGtggttttatttgtaatagaagagggttttttatataacagcggaatgtatgaaaaaattaaagaatcaGATAAGTGTGGTTAAGAACTTATCATGTCTGCATAAAACATTAGAAGCATACAAAGTAACAAGGACATGCAAGTAAAAGGAAAGTatttttgagtaatttttttccaaagagttcctttacagaaaaataaaatgtgatataatttttataataaaacatttaagttaaattctaCCTTGACTCAGATATACTTACGCCCTTTATTGTAAAGTGAAATGTTGATGGGaacttttcataggggctagggtcatacgaggccctataattatagaattcgtgagggtcattaagtctagtatagaacttggatTTGCAGCTTATTGTTGAGATACgacaattataaacttaaaagtcctatttggcgggttcagttctatggggcctaggtgaaataatggaccgatgttaactattttcaataagcttcgtctacagtaccataaaagatcatatgccatatttcattaaattatatttaaaattgcatGTAAGCCTTGTAGGCttacatggacggacaaacagacagacagacgggcgaacatagctaaatcgactcagaaaatgataaCAGATCTAGGctgttaaaaaagttattttatggaaattttgtaaattactaaatatagaagatgatagactatagacaggactatgcactagactatagtatagattagactatacattatactatagactaaactaaagactagtcaatagactagaattttGACTATACTAtttactagtcaatagactagactatagactagactatagagtagactatagactagactatagactagactatagactaaactatagactagactacagactagactatagactagactatagagtagactatagactagactatagactagactatagactagactatagactagactatagactagactatagactagactatagactaaactatagactagactatagactagactatagactagactatagactagcctatagactagactatagactagcctatagactagactatagactagcctatagactagactatagactagactatatacttgactatagaatataatatagactagactataaacaattaaTGTAAAAACTAACTTAGTTATTAAGACCTACGCCTCTCAATATCCCTTTTACTAGTCGgtaattacccagcaaaaactttcatttccATGTATGgtgtaatttatattatttctatgTAATCAGAATAATATGCagaagtaatttaaaaatctgTTAATGGCAAGTTGAATGTCAttttaccaagtttttgctggatagTACTATAGAGGAGCTCAAGATTGCCATTTcatagcacgcgtgatagggtAGGAAAATTCTGCTGACACTAAGAtgatacacatacactataggtttcattcttctttttataatgagcaatatcagttggtttgctctcaacttgaaaaacaaaatcaaatcagttgctgatcagcacttgtcAAAGCAAGGTCTcttgatagttttttatatatagactttgTTATACGCTGGCAGTCaaaatccatataaaatatttgacagttagcatatactttatagtttttagtcattttattagtatacttttattttgaattgaattctgttctctgctgctttaccaacacaaataaaactatggtaTGTGTTTGAGCACCACAGTACTAAAGTCAAACTCTACAGTAGAATAAAAAGAAGGATTTCACATTGTTTAAGTGGcgttatagaaaattgtattatttcttttttttaacaaaaagagaaaatattataCTACTATTACTATAACGGAAATGAAGTTTGGTAATAGTGTTTCACTACAAAATATACTAATTGAGAGTATTGTTCTTCAAGATGTATTTTGAAATCTTAGAAATAGTAATTTGTTTCAGGTATAGAAATTGCGCTATTCCTGTATGTGTCTACAAATCTTTAggtaaattttaactaaatagttTTGAAGTAAGTTACACCACTCTGATAATACTTCAGGAGGAGCTTAACATTTGTTGATAGGGTAAATATTTGTCTCTAAAAAGccaaacaattaataaaagtaaatcaccataaatacataaatatgtatgcaaactttaacatacataaatacaaacataaatatatactacAAAAGCTTTAAGGAAAGAGGATAAAAAGgacaataacaatattatacatgaaatttaaaaccaaactcacaaataagatttttatctACGAACGAAAAGctacaaaaaaagtaacaacaagaATAGATGACAACATTTACAAAAAGATTATTTATAATGGGTCATATACGTTAAtcaaaatacacaaaaacaagtaacaaacaaaacaactataaacaaaagccaaaagtaaaataaacttaaccaaaccaaaaaatataatgtaataaaGGATGAAAAAAAACAGGGACATTAACTCTTAAAAATGGcaacaaaactaacaaaaacattGACAACAATAACCAAATGGAAACAACTAACTAAAAATAGCAGACCAGTAAAGGGATATTTAGACGCCGTTTGAAAATACTCATAGGAGATTCAGTGACTGCGGGAGAAGAAATTAGTAGAGAGGGTAGACAAGGGAATTTAAAAGTCTCAAGGATAGTTAGTAATTAAGAGAATGGATGTAATGGcagttaaaaacaagtaagaatgttatattcgaCCATGACGATTCTTATATAACAACCATCAATTCAATGCTGAAAACGATTGCttccttataaaaaaaaattgatatttatgaATCGACGACAttgttgttatcaaaacaagtaAATTCATTTCTTGACTGATccctaataaaattttgtagtaacATTTTGGGTCTTGTATTATTAAGACAATAATAAGTGGTATTGTCGTTTTTGAAGGGGAATTTATACGGGGGTATGGTCAAAAGTTGGTAGAGAGAATTTGGcttatacaaaacttgtttatttcgATTTTCATGGTTGTACTCTCATTTCTAAACCACTAATTAGCGTAAAcgtaattttctctttataaggGCACCATGTATATTATGCCAGTTATGACTGCTAAAGCTGCTTTTCGGGGGCCACTGGTACGGGGTATTTTGAGTACCAACAAAAACTTGTCAAAAGGAAACattaatgcaaaatttcaactgttcAGCTTCTCGCTCTCCCgtgggcatgttaccttggagAGACCATCGCCATATTGCAATCACGGGGTATAAAGAAGTGGCCAATACTTCCAGTCTGGCTTGTTtcgcttagcccccatacaaccgtacccccgaatagggttcATAATCAAATCTATTGTGTCAACAAAAGaaggcaaaacttagttttatcaaacttttaatgacattaccgattttagTAATGATTGGGCCTCATTTGAACCTAGACCCCAAacaaactcccttcagaaaatgacttgaaggtcaaaattcacctataaacactaataacacttttaaattctacataaataactttgaagtagaggTGAATTTATCTACCAACgtttataaggataggctcatattttcccctactcctCTTTTAAAAAGTCtctatttttgccaaaaatgaataaaacaagtaagaagttatagtttATCAGGgttatcaagactagtatagaactttgttttgcagctttttcgagataataattattaaacataattattaacttaaaagccctatttggcaggTTTAGTACTATGGAGACTAGGTAAAaaggaccgatgttaactattttcaataggcttcgtctacagtaccataaaagatcgtgtgcaaaatttcattgaattatctccaaaattgcgacctgtagtttgatcacaaggtttacaagctatattcgggggttcagttgtatgggagctaggtgaaataatggaccgatgttaattattttgaataggcttcgtctacggtataatagataccctacccactaaagtggtgtaggatataaatattccggaataaagttaaaaattaaatcaaatactttatttttataataattcccatttttaacatactgactggcgtagggtatcatatagtcggctatgcccgactatacatttataggattttataagaattttaatatatttggtTCTTCAGATACTTGATTTCAACAACACACCAAAcagacatacataaatacagaCAGATAGTGAGGCATAGCTTGATCAAC
This genomic window contains:
- the LOC111676374 gene encoding uncharacterized protein LOC111676374, yielding MYKRQQRKTSILLIISFILKLTVSLVIEEYTPIAIGNQQESQKQLWSAILKQIDMEAYFEYALIVGEIQQEFLLVLLEVELQKYKQNIETFVRDLGDKLDLKRFTRLIFVEQQLTVKESATEMELLLQMCKLYKFLNVIVVLKDFTNNHIYYTYNPFPYFELVKNIYHNQSFSGKLFPSKMNNVYGEVVRTIPDQIMPRSVVYTDEKGQLRVTGYIAQFIRMYAKYINCTIKYPDNLVAGDVLFYRDFFNWTKMDLLDIPCSITPMPGDSNSKLMSYMYEVLSWCLMMPVEQPLTYQDFLKDNLNIYTIMGIIVMNTIFTFLLMTSKRLLSLSRKQQFSWNLADILANSQVILGHLGSSFSLHPQPAVSLRIIYVCLFLSGLLYTTTFSVQLNAFLTHPSVQQIKSLDDMLKHKRKILAAQNEYKTLLKLSGKTFLPYQSLFHIIDSYKEFSEIRGSFNTAYSYPVTSSVWHVYQTQQQLFSKPLFRRTNLCFVNLDIMGFILPPNSLHKLKLDTLITRVRDMGFVQHWLQNNFYDLVSIGKMSLSDISVNAERISYIQTKDFYYVLFTMFKAFGVSLVIFLIEIFWFYRYSILRVLYFKPMII